The Novipirellula caenicola genome includes a region encoding these proteins:
- a CDS encoding DUF1559 domain-containing protein translates to MRMYVKRQGFTLVELLVVIAIIGVLVGLLLPAVQAAREAARRMQCSNNVKQIGLGLHNYHAAYNQLPKQAGGSTPPGTRSNVNFLSFLVGILPFVEQQSMWEQISNPSTVNGNWPAMGPETWNTGYDPWRTTIGTYRCPSDPYVSAPGQFGSNNYACCIGDGIPWTDRGGVDDANSTVNPAADMHLRGMFKTRRVTGFRDTLDGLSNTIMGGEIVCDAGRREIIAQPVFIDNGDNHFNPTHPKCTANAIDPARPQFYVASAELQYSKVDEWRKGHRWMCGLPMYTAINTIRPPNKESCMSHNSDGREGTYTVSSRHQGGAHVLMGDGAVKFITDSIEAGNQSVGIAVPGMASPYGLWGALGTAMGKETQTLE, encoded by the coding sequence ATGAGAATGTACGTCAAACGCCAGGGGTTTACCCTGGTTGAGTTGCTCGTCGTGATCGCCATTATTGGTGTTTTGGTCGGGCTTTTGCTTCCTGCGGTGCAGGCGGCACGCGAGGCGGCTCGTCGCATGCAGTGCAGTAACAACGTCAAGCAGATCGGTCTTGGGCTGCATAACTACCACGCCGCCTACAATCAATTGCCCAAGCAGGCTGGTGGGTCGACACCGCCGGGGACGCGGTCCAATGTCAATTTCCTCAGCTTCTTGGTGGGGATCTTGCCGTTTGTCGAGCAACAGTCGATGTGGGAACAGATCAGTAACCCATCGACCGTCAACGGAAATTGGCCCGCGATGGGTCCGGAGACTTGGAACACCGGCTATGATCCATGGCGAACCACCATCGGGACCTATCGTTGCCCAAGCGATCCGTATGTTTCCGCGCCAGGACAATTTGGTAGTAACAACTACGCCTGCTGTATCGGCGACGGTATCCCATGGACCGATCGCGGGGGCGTTGATGATGCAAACAGTACGGTGAACCCAGCGGCGGACATGCATTTACGAGGCATGTTCAAGACTCGCCGCGTGACCGGTTTCCGCGATACGCTCGATGGATTGTCCAACACGATCATGGGCGGCGAGATTGTTTGTGATGCAGGTCGTCGCGAGATCATTGCGCAGCCGGTGTTCATCGACAATGGCGACAATCATTTCAACCCAACGCACCCGAAGTGTACGGCCAATGCGATTGATCCGGCGCGTCCGCAGTTCTACGTTGCGTCGGCAGAGCTTCAGTACAGCAAGGTCGATGAGTGGCGAAAGGGGCATCGTTGGATGTGCGGGTTGCCGATGTATACCGCGATCAACACCATTCGGCCTCCGAACAAAGAGAGCTGCATGTCGCACAATAGCGATGGTCGCGAAGGGACCTATACGGTGAGCAGTCGGCACCAGGGCGGCGCCCACGTGTTGATGGGGGACGGCGCGGTCAAGTTCATCACCGATTCGATCGAGGCCGGCAATCAGTCGGTAGGGATCGCCGTTCCCGGGATGGCAAGTCCCTATGGTTTGTGGGGAGCGCTAGGGACGGCGATGGGCAAAGAAACGCAGACGCTCGAGTAG
- a CDS encoding DUF1844 domain-containing protein, translating to MSDPNHDETPSEEPKIIVDSDWKEQVAKEKEAASAKAESESSGDKDASAEAESDDKSVAAEQKTPAAGEAQKADQEAALQSPPPASFEVLISMLFTQAMATLGQIPDPASGEAKVNKPFAKHYIDTIDMLGEKTKGNLSDDESKMLSEALHALRMMYVNTKATP from the coding sequence ATGAGCGACCCCAACCACGACGAAACTCCGTCCGAAGAACCAAAAATCATTGTTGACAGCGACTGGAAAGAGCAGGTCGCCAAAGAAAAAGAAGCCGCCAGCGCGAAAGCGGAATCCGAGTCAAGCGGCGACAAGGACGCGTCGGCGGAAGCAGAAAGCGACGACAAATCGGTAGCCGCCGAGCAAAAGACTCCGGCCGCAGGCGAAGCCCAAAAAGCGGACCAAGAGGCGGCACTGCAGAGCCCACCTCCGGCGTCGTTCGAAGTGCTGATTTCGATGCTGTTCACGCAAGCGATGGCGACACTAGGCCAGATCCCAGATCCAGCCAGTGGCGAAGCGAAAGTCAATAAGCCGTTTGCCAAACACTACATCGACACGATCGACATGCTTGGCGAAAAGACCAAAGGCAACCTCAGCGACGATGAATCCAAAATGCTTTCTGAGGCCCTCCACGCACTTCGCATGATGTACGTCAACACCAAAGCGACGCCGTAA
- a CDS encoding CTP synthase translates to MTKHIFVTGGVVSSLGKGLTSASMGMLLEQRGLRVRMQKLDPYINVDPGTMSPYQHGEVYVLDDGSETDLDLGHYERFTSGRLSRDCNYTTGQIYLSVIEKERKGQFLGKTVQVIPHITNEIKSVIKRMGGDDVDVVITEIGGTVGDIESLPFLEAIRQFSLDVGRENCLYMHLTLVPYLKAADELKTKPTQHSVGQLREIGIQPDVLVCRCEHSISRDDREKIALFCNVPVEAVIEEKDKDFSIYEVPLSLVDNKLDELVVKKLGLSASSLDISPWTDLLHRLRNPHHEVSIAVVGKYAEHKDAYKSIYEAIDHAGIHHQAQIRIGRIQSADIEREGAERLLSGYHGILVPGGFGERGVEGKVQAIQFARQRGIPFLGICLGMQCAVIEYGRNVVGLDAAHSSEFDKDTPHPVICLLDEQQNVTQMGGTMRLGSQPTKLDRDSISGKAYGSDQVDERHRHRYEFNNEFRQQYEASGMRFAGTSPDGGLVEIVELPDHPWFVAVQYHPEFKSKPLKAHPLFAGFVQAAVNRRLHREDKEAPSVSQR, encoded by the coding sequence ATGACGAAACACATTTTTGTAACCGGTGGCGTTGTTAGTTCGCTTGGCAAAGGCTTGACCAGCGCTTCGATGGGGATGCTGCTCGAGCAGCGAGGGTTGCGGGTCCGCATGCAAAAGCTGGATCCCTATATCAACGTCGACCCTGGGACGATGAGTCCCTACCAACATGGCGAGGTCTACGTCCTGGATGACGGCAGCGAAACCGACCTCGACCTAGGGCATTACGAGCGGTTCACCTCAGGCCGACTTTCTCGCGACTGCAACTACACGACAGGGCAAATCTACCTGTCGGTGATCGAAAAAGAACGCAAAGGCCAATTCCTTGGCAAAACCGTTCAGGTCATCCCGCACATCACCAACGAGATCAAGTCCGTGATCAAGCGGATGGGTGGTGACGACGTCGACGTCGTGATTACCGAGATCGGCGGCACGGTTGGGGACATTGAAAGCCTGCCATTCCTCGAAGCGATCCGACAATTTTCGCTCGACGTGGGACGCGAAAACTGCCTGTACATGCACCTGACGCTGGTGCCGTACCTGAAGGCCGCCGACGAACTGAAAACCAAACCGACCCAACACTCGGTCGGCCAATTGCGTGAAATCGGGATCCAACCAGACGTGCTGGTTTGCCGCTGTGAACATTCGATCAGTCGCGATGACCGCGAAAAAATCGCTCTGTTCTGCAATGTGCCGGTCGAAGCCGTCATCGAAGAAAAAGACAAAGACTTCTCGATCTACGAAGTCCCGCTTTCGTTAGTCGACAACAAGCTTGACGAACTCGTGGTCAAGAAATTGGGATTGTCCGCATCGAGCTTGGATATCTCGCCGTGGACGGATCTACTGCACCGGCTTCGCAACCCGCACCACGAAGTCTCGATCGCAGTGGTCGGCAAGTACGCCGAACACAAAGACGCCTACAAATCGATCTACGAAGCGATCGATCATGCGGGCATCCATCACCAAGCTCAAATTCGTATCGGACGAATCCAAAGTGCCGATATCGAACGCGAAGGCGCCGAACGACTGCTCAGCGGTTATCACGGCATCCTGGTTCCCGGTGGATTCGGCGAACGAGGGGTCGAAGGCAAAGTGCAAGCGATCCAATTCGCACGCCAACGCGGTATCCCATTCCTCGGTATCTGCCTGGGGATGCAGTGCGCCGTGATCGAATACGGCCGCAACGTCGTTGGACTTGATGCCGCTCATTCGAGCGAATTTGACAAAGACACCCCACACCCGGTCATCTGCCTGCTCGACGAACAGCAAAACGTCACGCAAATGGGCGGCACCATGCGACTGGGCAGCCAACCGACCAAACTGGACCGCGACAGCATCTCGGGCAAGGCGTACGGAAGCGATCAAGTGGACGAACGCCATCGCCACCGTTATGAATTCAACAACGAATTCCGCCAGCAATATGAAGCCAGCGGAATGCGTTTTGCGGGCACAAGCCCCGATGGCGGGCTCGTTGAAATCGTCGAACTGCCTGACCATCCTTGGTTTGTGGCCGTTCAATACCACCCCGAATTCAAGAGCAAACCGCTGAAGGCACATCCGTTGTTCGCTGGGTTCGTCCAAGCGGCAGTCAACCGACGCCTGCATCGCGAAGACAAAGAAGCCCCCAGCGTCAGCCAGCGCTAA
- a CDS encoding 3-deoxy-manno-octulosonate cytidylyltransferase, whose product MNNRCMIVIPARLASTRLPEKLLRRAGGKSILQHTWEAASKASIADAVVVAVDDEKLAEEVNSFGGRVVMTRVDCPSGTDRIAEVAAQFPDFDVFINVQGDEPEIDPHTVDLVGTMLIHDANADIATVGTPIRSESLLHDPACVKIVVAAGGCEAGQSRAGQVDNAEANNTVGKIAKDNQGDAGTTPAASQFAGTAIYFSREAVPHCRSGITPETLAMEPPLFWHHVGLYAYRRDFLDWFSKQPPSPLEQSERLEQLRAIEAGKRIVVGRVQSAASGIDTEADFQAFVGRIG is encoded by the coding sequence ATGAATAATCGCTGCATGATCGTCATCCCCGCTCGCTTGGCGTCAACGCGACTCCCCGAAAAGCTGCTTCGCAGAGCGGGGGGCAAGTCGATCCTCCAGCACACGTGGGAAGCGGCGTCGAAAGCCAGCATTGCCGACGCCGTCGTGGTTGCCGTCGATGACGAAAAACTGGCCGAGGAAGTCAATTCGTTTGGCGGCCGCGTGGTCATGACCCGCGTGGACTGCCCGAGCGGGACCGACCGAATTGCCGAAGTTGCTGCCCAATTCCCCGATTTCGACGTCTTTATCAACGTCCAAGGCGACGAACCCGAAATTGATCCACACACCGTGGATCTTGTCGGCACGATGCTGATCCACGATGCGAACGCGGACATTGCCACCGTTGGGACCCCCATTCGCAGCGAATCACTGCTGCACGACCCGGCCTGCGTCAAAATCGTCGTTGCGGCGGGAGGATGCGAAGCAGGGCAGAGCAGGGCAGGGCAGGTGGACAACGCCGAGGCCAATAACACAGTGGGCAAGATTGCGAAGGACAACCAAGGGGATGCCGGCACCACACCGGCGGCCTCTCAATTCGCCGGCACCGCAATTTATTTCAGCCGCGAAGCTGTGCCGCATTGTCGCAGCGGGATCACCCCAGAGACGCTTGCAATGGAACCGCCTCTGTTTTGGCACCACGTCGGTTTGTATGCCTATCGCCGCGATTTTCTGGATTGGTTCTCCAAACAACCGCCCAGCCCGCTGGAGCAGTCCGAGCGTCTGGAGCAACTGCGAGCGATCGAAGCGGGCAAGCGAATTGTCGTCGGCCGCGTCCAATCGGCCGCCTCGGGAATCGACACCGAAGCCGATTTCCAAGCGTTTGTCGGGCGGATCGGCTAA
- a CDS encoding DUF1559 domain-containing protein, whose translation MRFLDCERTNPVRDRLAACRPQSVSFSHLGRSNVRNRDRGFTLVELLVVIAIIGALVGLLLPAVQAAREAARRMQCHNRLHQIGLGLQNYHAAFSQFPIGVIQPRPLWPKGKEIAWSAMMLPQIEQTAVWQQIDFGVPYDDPKNATAAASVISTFICPSTPRSDNLKKGRGVTDYGGIYGERIRSTNNPPSGVMIYDRAIRFRDILDGTSTTVVVSEDADFPDGQWINGKNLFDQAFPINKAPSFENDMRSFHPQGVNAAFADGSVRFLNESMDLTLLAAICTRAGHEVVSDF comes from the coding sequence ATGAGGTTCCTCGATTGTGAACGAACAAACCCGGTGCGGGACAGGCTCGCGGCCTGTCGTCCGCAGTCGGTTTCGTTTTCACACCTCGGTCGATCCAACGTTCGCAATCGCGACCGCGGTTTCACGCTGGTCGAGTTGCTGGTCGTGATTGCCATCATCGGAGCACTGGTGGGATTGTTATTGCCAGCGGTGCAAGCCGCACGCGAAGCCGCACGTCGGATGCAGTGCCACAATCGTTTGCATCAGATCGGGCTGGGGCTGCAAAACTATCACGCTGCGTTCAGTCAGTTTCCCATTGGGGTGATCCAACCACGTCCGCTGTGGCCAAAAGGCAAAGAGATTGCCTGGTCGGCAATGATGTTGCCGCAAATCGAACAGACCGCCGTTTGGCAGCAGATTGATTTCGGGGTTCCCTACGATGATCCCAAAAACGCCACCGCCGCTGCATCGGTCATCTCGACCTTTATCTGTCCTTCGACCCCTCGCAGCGACAATTTGAAAAAGGGTCGCGGGGTGACCGATTACGGTGGCATCTATGGCGAACGAATTCGCAGCACCAACAATCCGCCCTCGGGAGTGATGATTTATGACCGAGCGATCCGGTTTCGCGACATTTTGGACGGCACCTCCACCACCGTCGTGGTGTCCGAGGACGCTGATTTTCCCGATGGGCAATGGATCAACGGAAAGAACTTGTTTGACCAAGCTTTCCCGATCAACAAGGCGCCAAGTTTTGAAAACGACATGCGAAGTTTTCATCCGCAAGGCGTCAACGCAGCTTTTGCCGATGGATCGGTTCGCTTTCTTAACGAGAGCATGGACCTGACACTGCTGGCAGCCATTTGCACGCGTGCGGGTCACGAAGTGGTCTCGGATTTTTAG
- a CDS encoding DUF4465 domain-containing protein gives MRQRTNQLRRRRRLITERLEDRRLMAAGPYAPAAGQSGSTAIAMDDPAIIAWATDWQQYAPGSDVSETFQTPDKALGPAAGNSFDIVSLGRGGEITLQFEIPIRDGLGADFAVFENSVTDTFLELAFVEVSSNGTDFFRFDTDSLTSSSVGAFGSVDPTNIDGFAGKYRQGFGTPFDLNDLAGVSADLDVNAISYVRIIDIVGDGSQTDSNGDTVYDPYPTVGSAGFDLDAIGVINQAAYDVSSVGFEDVGQSLTPESHWNGPVSGGTTSEGPYGDQVTKGEFTSDEAQLNNAYSLDYGSWSGWAYSNETNTSTPGFANQFSAITGGGANDSATYGVAFASATGEDVATITLPEDAGALQSIQITNTTYAALSMQNGDSFAKKFGGASGTDADWFLLTIQGKDDSGTSVGTVDFYLADFRSDDSSLDYIVDTWTDVDLSSLGNASSLEFWVTSSDVGPFGMNTPAYFAMDELSFLTPGIAVDVLDHAIVENAGATATTGRVTRGEKDLSAAMTVSLSSDTAGLIIPPSVTIPAGQAFVDFNIGVTDNTIGNGDIVASITATSGGLSAVRAITITDDELPTLMVSVEPESIDEGTTVYGTLTRIYSDTTEALTVQLSSSSPTIAAVASTVTIPAGAASASFAISAVDDDVDHGTTTVQFTATATGFLSLPSSVAVNDNDQPAIQVTANTNTLSESDAVPTAQFEDLGVGLANESFDNGASGNGQFISNGLTFNNAYNATWGSWSGWAISNTTDTVTPGYLNQYSAIAGGGAYGSRTYAVSSGYAADLPSITRDSDNGIGFEQLSITNTTYAALSMANGDAFAKQFGGADGSDPDWFLLTIEGVDEAGDSVGTVEFYLADYRFDDDSLDYIVDDWTVVDVSSLEGAVKLEFALSSSDVGGFGMNTPAYFAVDNVVIAEPSDPANPAPSITVSRQNMDFSQPLDVQLSVSDASQVRVPVEVTIPAGQASVEVRLDIVDDIVVDGDAVVTITATADSLSSETTLTIADDDQQTVVVTLGSQELDESFGTANADFEDAGQRLIDNSFYKGQDGAGSFQSGNLVFANSYNPAWGSWSGWALSNTTDQTTAGYGNQFSAFAGSGANGSSTYAVGTGVTGSSAAVIQKNSDGLFDSLMVTNTTYAALSMIQGDAFAKKFGGESGDDPDYLLLTIEGLDANDQSIGTVTFYLADYRFADNALDYIVQDWTKVDLTQIAAAERLELSVTSSDVGAFGVNTPAYFAVDDVHVQPATEPAGYGVVHRNDNDLSSPLVVTLEADPSGRLQLPTTVTIPAGSPVASFSFDVIDDAIANGDTTIAVSAAVDGYTSVPGQISVLDDDQPQIGLWLDQLTFAEDVGVGAITGVISRNDANLDSAIEVSIDVGSASGIVLPATVTIPAGSRSVAFTGDVVSDGFAGDDQTVTITAQALGHADATATIELTEVDQPALAIEFSEATVNEDEGEAAVELTVSRNSLDVSEALVVSLQGVVDTRLDLPDSITIPANQRSASITIDLIDNVRLDGDRDEEVTVAAGGFADGVGTIRVNDDEVAEIELAISGDAIQVSESGTTDTFEVRLSAQPATDVVLAVTESASGDYGLDKTRLVFTSENWNVPQTVTVTGVADFVVEATESHSIVVSVVSDESDAGFAAAESVSLSLTIEEVAIENVELVRQDESLFIRDLDSANRFALTQTEDGLQWVGDDRVQQLAVDAEVVGDQSVTLDLAGGDDQVTLTGLSTVKINGGDGFDRLTVSLSESEIDLAAFLANQISGFEEVVIAATEAKMLSLDANAIAQAFGPNASMVLHIGVSQLTTSSDWTLEDPTFVSGVFAQVLRYNDVEILVISDSPWRNSRDRWDVNNSGSVTASDALTIINRLPLQGESSLPVIESLADFTGMYYDVSGDGKVTALDALNVINYLNNTLVTPSAEPEMATALPFPAANATTSAIRSTQVHSDLVVDTTTNRLLSFGTESSHHRVNVIDQVMRDFSGDVAELDDEFESASGSLDWDWLGGLR, from the coding sequence ATGCGTCAACGTACAAACCAACTTCGCCGTCGCCGCCGACTGATTACCGAACGACTCGAGGACCGCCGTTTGATGGCCGCCGGACCTTACGCTCCGGCAGCGGGCCAATCCGGCAGCACGGCGATCGCAATGGATGATCCCGCCATCATCGCCTGGGCAACCGATTGGCAGCAGTACGCTCCTGGTTCCGACGTCAGCGAGACGTTCCAGACACCGGACAAAGCGTTGGGCCCGGCGGCGGGAAACAGTTTTGATATCGTCTCGCTCGGCCGAGGCGGCGAGATCACGTTGCAGTTTGAAATTCCGATTCGTGACGGACTTGGGGCCGATTTCGCCGTTTTCGAAAACAGTGTGACCGACACGTTTCTCGAACTCGCGTTTGTCGAAGTCTCCTCCAACGGCACTGACTTTTTCCGTTTCGATACCGATTCGTTGACCAGTTCGTCGGTAGGCGCTTTTGGCAGCGTCGACCCGACGAACATTGATGGCTTTGCCGGAAAGTATCGGCAAGGCTTTGGAACGCCCTTTGACCTGAATGACTTGGCGGGCGTGAGTGCCGATTTAGATGTCAACGCAATCAGCTACGTTCGCATCATTGATATCGTTGGTGATGGATCACAAACCGATTCCAATGGCGATACCGTTTATGATCCCTATCCGACGGTGGGCAGTGCGGGGTTTGATCTGGATGCCATCGGTGTGATCAATCAAGCCGCCTATGACGTTTCGTCGGTTGGGTTCGAAGATGTCGGGCAATCGCTGACGCCTGAGTCGCACTGGAACGGGCCTGTTTCCGGTGGCACGACCAGCGAAGGGCCTTATGGGGACCAAGTCACCAAGGGCGAATTCACGAGCGACGAAGCACAGTTAAACAATGCCTACTCGCTTGACTATGGTTCTTGGTCGGGTTGGGCGTATTCCAATGAAACCAACACGTCGACCCCTGGGTTTGCGAACCAATTCAGCGCCATCACCGGTGGTGGTGCCAACGATTCCGCTACCTACGGTGTCGCCTTTGCCTCCGCGACCGGGGAAGACGTCGCGACGATTACGTTGCCCGAGGATGCCGGGGCACTGCAGTCGATCCAGATCACCAATACGACCTACGCCGCTTTGTCGATGCAAAACGGCGACTCGTTTGCAAAGAAATTCGGCGGCGCCTCGGGGACCGATGCGGATTGGTTCCTGTTGACGATCCAAGGAAAGGACGATTCGGGAACGAGTGTTGGCACCGTCGACTTTTACCTCGCGGATTTTCGCAGTGATGATTCGTCGTTGGATTACATCGTCGACACGTGGACCGACGTCGATCTGAGTTCGCTAGGCAATGCGAGTTCGCTCGAATTTTGGGTGACTTCGTCCGATGTCGGCCCGTTTGGGATGAACACTCCTGCCTACTTTGCCATGGATGAGTTGTCGTTTTTGACACCAGGAATTGCCGTCGATGTGCTCGATCATGCAATCGTTGAAAACGCTGGTGCGACCGCGACGACCGGACGGGTGACGCGGGGCGAGAAGGACTTGTCCGCTGCGATGACCGTTTCACTCTCGAGCGACACGGCCGGATTGATCATTCCGCCATCGGTCACGATTCCTGCAGGCCAGGCTTTTGTTGATTTCAACATCGGCGTCACCGATAACACCATCGGCAATGGGGATATCGTCGCCTCGATCACCGCAACCTCAGGCGGTTTGAGCGCGGTTCGTGCGATCACGATCACCGACGACGAGTTGCCCACCTTGATGGTGTCGGTGGAACCGGAATCGATTGACGAAGGGACCACGGTTTACGGAACGCTCACACGCATCTATTCGGATACGACCGAGGCGTTGACGGTCCAGCTTTCGAGTTCTTCGCCGACGATTGCTGCGGTTGCCTCGACGGTCACGATTCCCGCAGGCGCCGCTTCGGCGTCGTTCGCGATCTCGGCTGTCGATGATGATGTCGATCACGGCACGACCACGGTTCAGTTCACCGCGACGGCGACCGGTTTCTTGTCACTGCCAAGTTCGGTGGCCGTCAACGACAACGACCAACCCGCGATCCAGGTGACCGCTAACACTAACACGCTGAGCGAATCCGACGCTGTCCCCACCGCCCAGTTTGAAGATTTGGGGGTCGGTTTGGCGAACGAGTCGTTCGACAACGGGGCTAGCGGCAATGGCCAATTCATCAGTAACGGCTTGACGTTCAATAACGCTTACAACGCCACTTGGGGTTCATGGTCGGGTTGGGCGATCTCGAACACGACCGATACGGTGACCCCCGGGTACCTGAATCAATACAGTGCGATTGCGGGTGGCGGAGCGTATGGTTCGCGGACGTATGCCGTGTCGTCAGGGTACGCTGCCGATTTGCCTAGCATCACTCGCGATAGTGATAACGGGATTGGGTTCGAGCAGTTGTCGATCACCAATACGACTTATGCCGCGTTGTCGATGGCCAACGGCGATGCGTTTGCCAAGCAGTTTGGCGGCGCCGATGGATCGGATCCGGATTGGTTTTTGTTGACGATCGAAGGGGTCGACGAAGCAGGCGATTCGGTCGGGACGGTCGAGTTCTATTTGGCGGATTATCGTTTCGATGATGACTCGCTCGATTACATCGTCGACGATTGGACGGTGGTCGATGTGTCGTCACTCGAGGGCGCCGTGAAGCTCGAATTCGCTTTGAGTTCTTCGGATGTCGGCGGGTTTGGGATGAACACACCTGCCTACTTTGCCGTCGACAACGTCGTCATCGCCGAACCAAGTGACCCCGCCAACCCGGCTCCGTCGATCACCGTGTCACGACAAAATATGGACTTTTCGCAACCGCTCGACGTACAGCTTTCGGTCAGTGACGCGAGCCAAGTGCGAGTGCCGGTCGAGGTGACCATTCCCGCCGGTCAAGCTTCGGTCGAGGTGCGGTTGGACATCGTGGATGATATCGTCGTTGACGGCGACGCGGTCGTGACGATCACGGCGACCGCAGATTCGCTCTCGAGCGAAACGACCCTCACGATCGCCGATGATGATCAGCAGACAGTGGTGGTCACGCTCGGTTCGCAAGAGCTCGACGAGTCGTTTGGGACGGCCAATGCTGACTTTGAAGATGCCGGACAGCGGTTGATCGACAACTCGTTCTACAAAGGCCAGGACGGTGCGGGAAGTTTCCAATCCGGAAACCTTGTCTTTGCTAACAGCTACAATCCGGCCTGGGGATCATGGTCCGGTTGGGCGCTGTCGAACACCACCGACCAAACGACGGCCGGCTACGGTAACCAGTTCAGTGCGTTTGCGGGCAGTGGTGCCAATGGCTCGTCGACCTACGCGGTGGGCACCGGAGTCACCGGCAGCTCGGCCGCCGTGATTCAAAAGAACAGTGACGGATTGTTCGATTCGTTGATGGTCACCAACACCACCTATGCGGCGTTGTCGATGATCCAAGGGGACGCGTTTGCCAAGAAGTTTGGTGGTGAATCGGGCGACGATCCCGACTACCTGCTGTTGACGATCGAAGGATTGGATGCCAATGACCAATCGATTGGGACCGTGACGTTCTACCTTGCGGATTATCGTTTCGCAGACAATGCACTGGACTACATCGTCCAAGATTGGACCAAGGTTGATTTGACGCAAATCGCAGCAGCCGAGCGACTCGAGCTCTCCGTCACCTCGTCGGACGTTGGCGCGTTTGGCGTGAATACACCTGCTTATTTCGCGGTCGATGACGTTCACGTCCAACCGGCGACCGAGCCGGCGGGATACGGCGTGGTGCATCGTAACGACAATGATTTGTCGAGTCCTTTGGTGGTCACTTTGGAAGCCGATCCCAGCGGGCGTCTGCAATTGCCGACAACGGTAACCATTCCGGCCGGCAGCCCCGTCGCCTCGTTCTCGTTTGATGTGATCGACGATGCGATCGCCAATGGCGACACGACCATTGCGGTCTCGGCGGCGGTCGATGGATACACGTCGGTGCCGGGGCAAATCAGCGTGCTCGATGACGACCAACCGCAAATCGGATTGTGGCTTGATCAATTGACGTTCGCCGAAGACGTGGGCGTCGGTGCGATCACCGGAGTGATTTCGCGAAACGATGCCAACCTGGATTCGGCCATCGAGGTATCGATCGATGTCGGGTCGGCCAGTGGAATCGTGTTGCCTGCGACCGTGACCATTCCTGCGGGCAGCCGCTCGGTTGCCTTTACCGGCGACGTCGTCTCGGACGGGTTCGCAGGCGACGACCAAACCGTAACGATCACCGCCCAGGCTCTTGGTCATGCTGATGCCACTGCGACGATTGAATTGACCGAGGTGGATCAGCCTGCCCTGGCAATCGAGTTTTCCGAAGCGACTGTTAACGAAGATGAGGGTGAGGCTGCGGTTGAATTGACCGTGTCGCGAAACAGCTTGGACGTTTCCGAAGCGTTGGTGGTTTCGCTTCAAGGTGTTGTCGATACTCGGCTGGACCTGCCCGATTCGATCACCATTCCCGCAAACCAACGCTCGGCATCGATCACCATCGATTTGATCGACAACGTGCGGCTTGACGGTGATCGTGACGAAGAGGTAACGGTTGCTGCCGGCGGGTTTGCCGATGGGGTGGGGACGATTCGAGTCAATGATGATGAAGTCGCGGAGATCGAACTCGCGATCAGCGGTGATGCGATCCAAGTGAGTGAATCGGGGACGACTGATACGTTCGAAGTTCGCTTGTCGGCACAGCCCGCGACCGATGTCGTGCTTGCCGTCACCGAATCTGCCTCGGGTGACTACGGTCTGGACAAGACACGATTGGTGTTCACGAGCGAAAACTGGAACGTCCCGCAGACGGTCACGGTGACCGGCGTTGCCGACTTTGTTGTCGAAGCAACGGAATCCCATTCGATTGTCGTGTCGGTGGTTTCCGACGAATCGGACGCTGGGTTTGCCGCTGCCGAATCGGTCTCGCTAAGTTTGACCATCGAAGAGGTTGCGATCGAGAATGTCGAATTGGTCCGCCAGGATGAGTCGCTGTTCATTCGCGATCTTGATTCCGCGAACCGCTTTGCATTGACGCAAACCGAGGACGGATTGCAGTGGGTGGGTGATGACCGCGTCCAGCAGCTCGCGGTGGATGCCGAGGTCGTCGGTGATCAATCGGTGACGCTCGATTTGGCAGGCGGGGATGATCAGGTGACGTTGACCGGTTTGTCGACGGTGAAAATCAATGGCGGTGACGGTTTCGATCGTTTGACCGTGTCGCTGTCCGAAAGCGAAATCGACCTCGCTGCGTTCCTGGCGAACCAAATCAGTGGTTTCGAAGAAGTGGTGATTGCGGCGACCGAAGCGAAAATGTTAAGTCTGGATGCCAACGCCATCGCTCAGGCGTTTGGTCCCAACGCGTCGATGGTACTGCATATTGGCGTCTCGCAGTTGACCACCAGCTCGGATTGGACACTCGAAGATCCTACCTTCGTTTCCGGTGTATTCGCTCAAGTGCTTCGCTATAACGACGTTGAGATTTTGGTTATCAGCGATTCGCCGTGGCGAAATTCGCGCGATCGATGGGATGTCAACAACAGCGGATCCGTGACCGCGTCGGACGCGTTGACGATCATCAACCGCTTGCCGCTGCAAGGGGAATCGAGTCTGCCGGTAATCGAGTCGCTGGCTGATTTTACCGGGATGTATTACGACGTTTCCGGTGATGGCAAAGTCACCGCGCTGGATGCGCTGAACGTGATCAATTACTTGAACAACACCCTCGTAACGCCGTCGGCAGAACCCGAAATGGCAACCGCCCTGCCCTTCCCCGCTGCAAATGCAACGACCTCGGCAATCCGAAGCACGCAGGTCCACAGCGATTTGGTAGTCGATACGACGACCAACCGTTTGCTCTCCTTTGGCACCGAATCATCGCACCACCGCGTCAATGTCATCGATCAGGTGATGCGAGACTTCAGTGGCGATGTTGCTGAGCTTGACGACGAATTCGAGTCGGCCTCTGGCTCGCTCGACTGGGATTGGTTGGGTGGTCTGCGATGA